Part of the Ornithinimicrobium flavum genome, GAAAGGGCCCCCACCGCATCCGGTGGGGGCCCTCGTCCTCTGTCTCAACACAGAGCGCGCCCGAAGGGATTCGAACCCCTAACCTTCTGATCCGTAGTCAGATGCTCTATCCGTTGAGCTACGGGCGCAACGAGGCAGTACTTTACACGGCAGGGGGCGGGGCCACGAAATCGCGACGTCGCGACCGACCCCCGGCGTGACCTTCCTCATGATCCCCCCGAGCCGGGCCACCCAGGTCCGACGCCGCACCCCGGAACCGATACCGTGGGAGCAGCGGGGCGATGACGCCCTCTCGCCACGACGCTGGCGGCGGACGCCAGGGAAGGACAGCTGATGCCGGACATCACAACCACCGGTGGCACCAGCCACGCCGAGCTCGACGCCTGGGTGAAGGAGGTGGCCGCCCACACCCACCCCGAGAAGGTCGTGTGGATCGACGGGTCCGACGAGGAGATCGAGCGCATCAACGCCCTGCTCGTGGAGGCGGGGACCTTCACGAAGCTGGCCGACGACAAGAAGCCGAACAGCTACCACGCCCTCTCCGACCCCCAGGACGTCGCCCGGGTGGAGGACCGCACCTACATCTGCTCGGTCGAGCAGAAGGATGCCGGCCCGACCAACAACTGGATGGACCCCGAGGAGATGAAGGGCAAGCTGTGGCCGTTGTTCGAGGGGTCGATGCGGGGACGGACCATGTACGTCATCCCCTTCGTCATGGGCCACCTCGAGGCCGAGGACCCCAAGTACGGCGTGGAGATCACCGACTCCGCCTACGTCGTCGCCTCCATGCGCATCATGGCGCGCATCGGCGCGAAGATCCTCGCGCAGATGGAGGAGACGAACGCCCCCTTCGTCAAGGGCCTGCACTCGGTCGGCGCCCCACTGGAGGAGGGCGAGGTCGATGTGCCGTGGCCCTGCAACGAGACCAAGTACATCGTCCACTTCCCCGAGGAGCTGGCAATCTGGTCCTACGGCTCCGGCTACGGCGGCAACGCCCTGCTGGGCAAGAAGTGCTACGCCCTGCGCATCGCCTCGGTCATGGCCCGGGACGAGGGCTGGATGGCCGAGCACATGCTCATCCTCAAGCTCACCAGCCCCGAGGGCGAGGTGCACTACATCGCCGGGGCCTTCCCGTCGGCTTGCGGCAAGACCAACCTGGCGATGATCGAGCCGACCATCCCGGGGTGGAAGGCCGAGCTCGTCGGGGACGACATCTCCTGGATGCGCTTCGGGGAGGACGGGCGGCTCTACGCCGTCAACCCCGAGTTCGGGCTCTTCGGGGTCGCTCCCGGCACCGGTCGCTCCACGAACCCGGTGGCGATCGACACCATCGAGGCCGGCAATTCCATCTTCACCAACGTCGCCCGCACCCCCGACGGCGACGTCTGGTGGGAGGGGATGACCAAGGAGAAGCCAGCCGAGCTCATCGACTGGCACGGCGAGCGCTGGACCCCCGACTCCGACCAGCTCTCCTCCCACCCCAACAGCCGCTTCTGCACCCCGATCCTGCAGGTGCCGAACATCGCGCCGGAGTACGACGACCCGCGCGGGGTGCCGATCTCGGCCATCATGTTCGGCGGGCGTCGCAAGACGACCGTGCCCCTGGTCACCGAGTCCCGCGACTGGCAGCACGGCACCTTCATCGCCGCCACGCTGTCGTCGGAGACGACCGCCGCGGCCACCGGCGCGGTCGGTGTGGTGCGGCGCGACCCGATGGCGATGCTCCCCTTCATCGGCTACAACGCCGGTGACTACGTGGACCACTGGCTGGAGATCGGCAAGAAGGCCGACGCCGACAAGCTGCCGAAGGTCTTCCTGGTCAACTGGTTCCGGCGCGACGAGGACGGCAACTTCCTGTGGCCCGGGTTCGGCGAGAACTCCCGCGTCCTGAAGTGGATGGTCGACCGGATCACCGGGAAGGCGGAGGCCGAGGAGACCCCGATCGGGTTCCTCCCTCTGCCCGAGGACATCGACACCGACGGTCTCGACACCTCGACCGACGACGTTGCCGCCGCGCTGCACTACTCCCCCGAGGAGTGGCAGGCCGAGCTACCGCTCATCCGCGAGTGGTTCGAGACCTTCGGGGACGACCTGCCCAGCGCCATGGCCGACGAGCTGGCGACCCTGGAGCAGCGACTGGCGGAGGCGAGCGTCTGATGGCCATCGTCCCCGGTGAGGAGCCCCCGGTCTTCGAGGAGAAGCCGCTGCTCGCCGACGAGCCGCCCCCTCCCGGCACGGGGGACGACATCGCCGAGCAGGTGGAGGAGCTGGACGAGCAGATCCGGTCCGGCGGGTCCGAGGAGGTCGAGCAGGCCGACGAGGCGGCCGACGCGGTCGAGGGCGACGCCCAGGACGCGCAGGACGCCGAGGCGGACGACGACCCGGGCAGCGACGCGGACGCCGAGGCCGACCCGACCTCCGACGAGGGTGCCGACCCGGAGGACCCGGAGGCGCAACGCTGAGGCCCTGACGACGGGACGACGAAGCCCCGGCCACCACGGTGGCCGGGGCTTCGTGCTCGATCGGCGGAGGCGGAGGGATTTGAACCCTCGATGGGGCTCTAAACCCCAAACCCGCTTAGCAGGCGGGCGCCATAGACCAGACTAGGCGACGCCTCCAGATCAGGGATCAGGGTAACCCTCCACCTCGGGCCGCTCCAAACAGCCCTCCCAGGTCAGCACCAGCCGGGGCTGATAGGACAAGATGTTGCCCACCACCCTCACGGGTGCAGCACCGTCCGAAAGGCGACCCGCACCTCCATGAGCACTCCCCGTGGCGATCGTGGCGTCGAGCACGCCGCGCACCGCACACGCAACGACTTCCGCGCCTCCCAGCAGCGCTCGGGGATGGGTCGCGCCCTGGGTCTGACGACCCTCAGCGCGCTGCTGCCGGGTCTGGGTCTGCTGGGGACGAGGCGGCGGGGGGTCGGGATTGTCGTCGTCACCCTGGCCGTGCTGGGGCTGGGCGCCGCGGGGGTGTATGCCGTCTCGAACGGGCTGACGACGACCGCGCTGGAGACCGCCGGCAGCACCCGCACGCTGCAGGTCATCGCGGGGGTCCTGGTCGCGGGGACGGTCGTCTGGATCGCGGCGATCGCGCTGACCGCGCTGCAGGCCCGGCCCCGCCGGACCACCGGGGTCCAGAAGCTGGGGCTGGGGATCTTCACCACCCTGCTGTGCCTGGCGGTGAGCGCGCCGGCGGCCCTCGGGGTGCGCTACATCAGCGCGCACGTCGACGCCGTCGGCAAGGTCTTCAGCTCCGAGTCCGTCGGGGCCAGCGGTGCCACCCCGACCTCGGCGATCCGCCAGGACACCGAGAACCCGTGGGAGGACCTCCCCCGGGTCAACCTGCTCCTGCTGGGCTCGGACGCCGCGGAGGCCCGGGAGGGGACGCGCACCGACACGATGATCGTCCTGAGCGTCGACACCACCACCGGCGACTCGGTGATGTTCTCCGTGCCGCGCAACCTCATGCGGGTGCCGTTCCCGCGCGAGCACCCGCTGCACGAGGTCTACCCCGCCGGGTACGACTGCGGCGACCAGTGCCTGATGAACGCCGTGTGGACGGAGGCGGAGAAGCACGCGGAGGAGTTCCCCCAGCTCTACGCGGGGGACGCGCTGCCCGGCCTCACCGCGACCAGGGAGGTCCTGGAGACGGTCCTGGGCCTGGAGCTGCACCATACGGTGATCGTCAACCTGCAGGGCTTCGAGGACCTCATCGACGCCATGGGCGGGGTGGTCGTCAACATCCAGGAGCCCATCCCCGTCGGTGGTCGCACCTACACCGACGCCGCGGGCAAGCTGCAGCTGGACCCCACCTCCGACGTCACCTGGCTGCAGCCCGGGTCGCAGCGGTTGGACGGGGCGACCGCCCTGGGCTACTCCCGCTCGCGGGTCACCACCGACGACTTCAGCCGGATGCGGCGCCAGCGGTGCATGGTCGCCGCCGTCATCGACCAGGCCGAGCCCATGACCCTGCTCCAGCGCTACCCCCAGATCATCGGCGCGGTCGGTGACAACGTCGCCACCGACATCCCCGCCCAGGACCTGGACGAGTGGGCGACCCTGACCCTGCGCGTGCAGGCCGGGACCATGCGCAGCCTGCCGTTCACCAGCTCCAACACCGACACGGTCGACCCCAACTTCTCCGAGATCCGGGCGAGGGTCTACGACGCGCTGCACGCCACCCCCGTGCCCCCGCCCCCGAGCACCCCCGACGACGCGGCCACCACCAGCAGCCCCGAGGCTCCGGCCCCCACCGACGACGCCGCCGTCACGACCTCCCCCACCGACGACGCGGCCATCAGCACGGGCCCCGTCGTCGACGAGCTCGAGGACGTCGGCGCGGTCTGCGACTGACCCACCGCCCGGCGGGAGGCGTGCGAGAATGGTGGGAGGGAACCGGTCCGGGTCGAGGCGTGCGGGCGCCCCGGCCGGGGGCCGCTCCTGGAGGGTTCGCATAGTGGCCGAGTGCAGGCGCCTTGAAAGCGCCCGAGGGAGACCTCCGTGGGTTCGAATCCCACACCCTCCGCCGACCGGCGTTCCCGCCCACGGGCGGACGGCAGCGACCTGCGGGGAACAATCCGCCCCTCCCTGCCGGTTGGTGCATCTCGACAGGCCACCCCGACCCTGAACTTGTAGGCTCGGGGTGAACGTGACCCATCGAGAAGGAGTCATCATGAACAAGCTTCTGCTGATCGTCGGCGCCGCCGCAGGCTACGTGCTGGGGGCCCGTGCGGGCCGCGAGCGCTACGACCAGATCGCCGACCGCGCCAACCAGCTGTGGACCGACCCCCGCGTCCAGGAGAAGGTCGAGGAGGTCAAGGCCAAGGCTCCGGAGGTCGCCCACAAGGTCACCGACCAGGCCAAGTCCGTCGCCGACCAGGCCAAGAGCAAGGCCCAGGGCAAGGAGAGCACCGGCATGGACGGCAGCTACTCCAACGAGACCGGCTCGATCGACTCCCAGGGCAACGTGACCCTGGACGAGGACAAGCTGGGCGGCCCGACGGGCTCCCTGCCCCCGCAGAGCTGACCGGCCGGCCCGCCCGGCGGGTCCCCGGTATGCCGAACGGCCCACCCCGCAGGGGGTGGGCCGTTCGTCGTCCGTCGTTCGCGTGAGAGGGTCAGGCGCGGACCCGGGCCCCTGTCAGATCCACAGGGCGGGCTCGTCGTAGAGGGCGTGCTGGGGGTCCGACCCCGGCTCCAGCGAGCGGCACTTGGCCGGGACGCCGGTCGCCACGCACATGGCACCCACGTCCTTGGTCACCACCGCGTTGGCACCGACCTGGGAGCCGTGGCCCAGCGTGATGTTGCCCAGCACCTTGGCACCGGCACCGACGATGACGCCGTCGCCCAGGGTGGGGTGCCGCTTGACCGGCTCCCACGACCGGCCGCCCAGGGTCACGCCGTGGTAGAGCATGACGTCGTCACCGATCTCGGCGGTCTCGCCGATGACGACCCCCATGCCGTGGTCGATGAAGAACCGACGACCGATGCGGGCCCCCGGGTGGATCTCGACGCCAGTCGCGGCCCGGGCCGCCTGGGAGAGCAGGCGGGCGGGCAGCCGGGCGCCCTTCTGCCACATGGTGTGGGAGACGCGGTGCACCCACAGGGCGTGCAGGCCGGGGGACGCGAGCGCCATCTCCAGCCGGCTGTCGGTGGCCGGGTCGCGGGCGACTGCTGCGTCGAGGTCCTCGCGGACCCCGGCCACGGCGCGACCCAGCACGCCGGCGGCCTTGCGGGGGGTCTGCAGGAGCGCGAGCATCAGTCGGTCAGCCCCTCGAAGAGCACGGTGGACAGGTAGCGCTCGCCGAAGTCGCAGACGATGGCCACGATGGTCTTGCCGGCGCTCTCCGGCCGACGGGCGATCTCCAGGGCGGCGTGGACGATCGCGCCGCTGGAGATGCCGGCGAGGATGCCCTCCCGGGTGGCGAGCTCGCGCGCGACGCGGACGGCGTCCTCGAGGGAGACGTCGGCGACCTCGTCGTAGATGTCGGTGTCCAGGATCTCCGGCACGAAGTTGGCGCCCAGGCCCTGGATCTTGTGCGGGCCCGGCTGGCCCCCCGAGAGGATCGGCGAGTCGGCCGGCTCGACGACGACCAGCCGGATGTCCGGCTTCTGCTCCTTGAGGTAGCCCCCGCCGCCGGTGATCGTCCCGCCCGTGCCCACGCCCGCGACGAAGACGTCGACCTGGCCGTCGGTGTCCTGCCAGACCTCCGGGCCGGTGGTGGCGCGGTGGACGGCCACGTTGGCGGGGTTGGCGAACTGGCGGGCCCGGACCGCCCCGGTGGACGCCGCGATCTCGTCGGCCTTGGCCACCGCGCCCTTCATCCCCTCCGAGCCCGGGGTGAGCACGAGCTCGGCGCCGTAGGCGCGCAGCAGCGCGCGACGCTCCAGGCTCATCGTCTCCGGCATGGCGAGGATGACCTTGTAGCCGCGGGCGGCGCCGACCATGGCCAGGGCGATCCCGGTGTTGCCGGAGGTGCCCTCGACGATCGTCCCGCCGGGCTGCAGCCCACCGGCCTCGACGGCGGCGTCGATGATCGCGGCCCCGATGCGGTCCTTGACGGAGTTGGCGGGGTTCTGGGACTCCAGCTTGACGAGCACCTGGGCCCCCTCGGCGACGCCCTCGGTGAGGCGGTTGAGGCGGACCAGGGGGGTGCGGCCGATGAGCTGGGTGATGTCGTCGTAGACGGGCACGTCGAGAGCCTTTCGTGGGGGACGGTACTTCTCTCAGCGGTTATACAACAGTCAACACCGGGTTATTCCACCGGTCCCGCCCGACCGTCCGTGCCCGTGTCGGAGCACGGGACTACTCTCTCGGTATGTCGTTCACCGCCCTGCAGGTCTTCGCCATCGCCGTCGCGTCCCTGGTCACCCTGGCGGCGGTCGCCCTGTTCGTGCGCACGATCGTGGCGTTCGTGGCCAGGTTCCGCCTCGGTCAGCCCGCCTCGCGCACCGACGAGCCGGGGACCCGGACGCTGACCCTGCTGCGGGAGTTCCTCGGGCACACCCGGATGGCGCGCAAGCCCCTGGTCGCCGTCGCCCACTGGGGCGTGATGCTGGGCTTCCTGCTCCTCACGACGACGCTGGCCACGGCTTACGGCCAGCTCGTCGACCCCTCCTTCGCGCTGCCGCTCATCGGGCACTGGCCGCCCTACATCTGGCTGGCCGAGCTCTTCGGGTGGTTCACCATCCTGGGCATCCTGGCGCTGATCGTCGTCCGCCAGCGCAGCCACCCGCGCTCCCTGGAGCGGCGCAGCCGGTTCTGGGGGTCGACCTTCTGGCAGGCCTACGTCGTGGAGTTCGTCATCCTCGGCGTCGGCCTGTGTATCGTCGCGCTGCGCGGTCTCGAGTACGCCCTGGGCCGGGCCACGGGGGCCGACTGGGCCGACCGGCTCCACTTCCCGACGACGAGCTGGGTGGGGAGCTTCTTCGACGGGTTGTCCGTCCAGGCGCTGGAGAGCACCATCGTCGCCGTCGCCCTGCTCAAGATCCTCATCTCCATGGGCTGGATGGTCACGGTGGCCCTGACCCCCACCATGGGTGTGGCGTGGCACCGCTTCCTGGCCTTCCCCAACATCTGGTTCAAGCGGCACGCCGACGGTCGCACCTCCCTGGGGGAGCTGCAGCCGATCACCGTGGGTGGGGAGCCGGTCGACTTCGAGAACATCGAGGAGCTGGACGAGGACGCCTCGCTCGGGGTCGGCAAGGTCGAGGACTTCACCTGGAAGGGCCTGCTCGACTTCTCCACGTGCACCGAGTGCGGCCGCTGCCAGGAGCAGTGCCCCGCCTGGCACACCGACAAGCCGCTCTCCCCCAAGATGCTCGTGGTCAACCTGCGCAACCAGCACCACGCCGTCGCGCCCTGGCTGCAGGCCACCCCGCAGGCTCGGGAGGCCGCCGAGCAGGCCCTCACCGCCGCCGGCGGCCCCGGTGCGGCCAGCCTGCCCGCCCAGCTGGGCGGCATACCCTCCTCCGCCGTCCTGGCCGCGCAGCGCCCGCTGGTCGGCGAGACCGAGGGCGACCCGACGATCCCCAGCGGTGGGGCCGTCATCGACCCCGACGTCCTGTGGTCGTGCACGACGTGCGGCGCGTGCGTCGAGCAGTGCCCGGTGGACATCGAGCACGTCGACGCGATCGTCGACATGCGGCGCTACCAGAACCTCATCGAGTCGGCCTTCCCCGGCGAGCTCGGCGGCCTGTTCAAGAACCTCGAGAACAAGGGCAACCCCTGGGGCATGAACGCCCGCCTGCGGATGGATTGGGCCAAGGACCTCGACTTCGACATCCCGATGGCCGGGGCCGACGTCGAGGACCTCTCCTCCGTCGACTACCTCTTCTGGGTCGGGTGCGCCGGCGCCTTCGAGGACCGCGCCAAGAAGACCACCCGCGCCGTGGCGGAGCTGCTGCACACGGCCGGGGTGTCCTTCGCCGTCCTGGGTGACGGGGAGACGTGCACCGGCGACCCTGCCCGGCGGGCCGGCAACGAGTTCCTCTTCCAGATGCTGGCGATGCAGAACGTCGAGGTCCTCAAGGAGGTCAACGCGACCCGGATCGTGGTGACCTGCGCGCACTGCTTCAACACCATCAAGAACGAGTATCCCCAGGTCGGCGGGCAGTTCGAGGTCGTCCACCACACCCAGCTGCTCAACCGCCTCGTCCGCGAGAAGCGGCTGACGCCGGTGGCCCGCCCGGGCGAGGCCGACACCGCGGGTGTCGCCTCCACCGCCGGGACGGTCACCTACCACGACCCCTGCTACCTGGGTCGCCACAACCAGGTCTACGCCCCGCCGCGCGAGCTGCTGGGCGCCCTGCCCGGCGTGGAGCTGCGCGAGATGCCCCGGCACGGGGAGAAGTCCTTCTGCTGCGGG contains:
- a CDS encoding phosphoenolpyruvate carboxykinase (GTP) — translated: MPDITTTGGTSHAELDAWVKEVAAHTHPEKVVWIDGSDEEIERINALLVEAGTFTKLADDKKPNSYHALSDPQDVARVEDRTYICSVEQKDAGPTNNWMDPEEMKGKLWPLFEGSMRGRTMYVIPFVMGHLEAEDPKYGVEITDSAYVVASMRIMARIGAKILAQMEETNAPFVKGLHSVGAPLEEGEVDVPWPCNETKYIVHFPEELAIWSYGSGYGGNALLGKKCYALRIASVMARDEGWMAEHMLILKLTSPEGEVHYIAGAFPSACGKTNLAMIEPTIPGWKAELVGDDISWMRFGEDGRLYAVNPEFGLFGVAPGTGRSTNPVAIDTIEAGNSIFTNVARTPDGDVWWEGMTKEKPAELIDWHGERWTPDSDQLSSHPNSRFCTPILQVPNIAPEYDDPRGVPISAIMFGGRRKTTVPLVTESRDWQHGTFIAATLSSETTAAATGAVGVVRRDPMAMLPFIGYNAGDYVDHWLEIGKKADADKLPKVFLVNWFRRDEDGNFLWPGFGENSRVLKWMVDRITGKAEAEETPIGFLPLPEDIDTDGLDTSTDDVAAALHYSPEEWQAELPLIREWFETFGDDLPSAMADELATLEQRLAEASV
- a CDS encoding LCP family protein, whose product is MSTPRGDRGVEHAAHRTRNDFRASQQRSGMGRALGLTTLSALLPGLGLLGTRRRGVGIVVVTLAVLGLGAAGVYAVSNGLTTTALETAGSTRTLQVIAGVLVAGTVVWIAAIALTALQARPRRTTGVQKLGLGIFTTLLCLAVSAPAALGVRYISAHVDAVGKVFSSESVGASGATPTSAIRQDTENPWEDLPRVNLLLLGSDAAEAREGTRTDTMIVLSVDTTTGDSVMFSVPRNLMRVPFPREHPLHEVYPAGYDCGDQCLMNAVWTEAEKHAEEFPQLYAGDALPGLTATREVLETVLGLELHHTVIVNLQGFEDLIDAMGGVVVNIQEPIPVGGRTYTDAAGKLQLDPTSDVTWLQPGSQRLDGATALGYSRSRVTTDDFSRMRRQRCMVAAVIDQAEPMTLLQRYPQIIGAVGDNVATDIPAQDLDEWATLTLRVQAGTMRSLPFTSSNTDTVDPNFSEIRARVYDALHATPVPPPPSTPDDAATTSSPEAPAPTDDAAVTTSPTDDAAISTGPVVDELEDVGAVCD
- a CDS encoding YtxH domain-containing protein translates to MNKLLLIVGAAAGYVLGARAGRERYDQIADRANQLWTDPRVQEKVEEVKAKAPEVAHKVTDQAKSVADQAKSKAQGKESTGMDGSYSNETGSIDSQGNVTLDEDKLGGPTGSLPPQS
- the epsC gene encoding serine O-acetyltransferase EpsC; this encodes MLALLQTPRKAAGVLGRAVAGVREDLDAAVARDPATDSRLEMALASPGLHALWVHRVSHTMWQKGARLPARLLSQAARAATGVEIHPGARIGRRFFIDHGMGVVIGETAEIGDDVMLYHGVTLGGRSWEPVKRHPTLGDGVIVGAGAKVLGNITLGHGSQVGANAVVTKDVGAMCVATGVPAKCRSLEPGSDPQHALYDEPALWI
- the cysK gene encoding cysteine synthase A, coding for MPVYDDITQLIGRTPLVRLNRLTEGVAEGAQVLVKLESQNPANSVKDRIGAAIIDAAVEAGGLQPGGTIVEGTSGNTGIALAMVGAARGYKVILAMPETMSLERRALLRAYGAELVLTPGSEGMKGAVAKADEIAASTGAVRARQFANPANVAVHRATTGPEVWQDTDGQVDVFVAGVGTGGTITGGGGYLKEQKPDIRLVVVEPADSPILSGGQPGPHKIQGLGANFVPEILDTDIYDEVADVSLEDAVRVARELATREGILAGISSGAIVHAALEIARRPESAGKTIVAIVCDFGERYLSTVLFEGLTD
- a CDS encoding (Fe-S)-binding protein; its protein translation is MSFTALQVFAIAVASLVTLAAVALFVRTIVAFVARFRLGQPASRTDEPGTRTLTLLREFLGHTRMARKPLVAVAHWGVMLGFLLLTTTLATAYGQLVDPSFALPLIGHWPPYIWLAELFGWFTILGILALIVVRQRSHPRSLERRSRFWGSTFWQAYVVEFVILGVGLCIVALRGLEYALGRATGADWADRLHFPTTSWVGSFFDGLSVQALESTIVAVALLKILISMGWMVTVALTPTMGVAWHRFLAFPNIWFKRHADGRTSLGELQPITVGGEPVDFENIEELDEDASLGVGKVEDFTWKGLLDFSTCTECGRCQEQCPAWHTDKPLSPKMLVVNLRNQHHAVAPWLQATPQAREAAEQALTAAGGPGAASLPAQLGGIPSSAVLAAQRPLVGETEGDPTIPSGGAVIDPDVLWSCTTCGACVEQCPVDIEHVDAIVDMRRYQNLIESAFPGELGGLFKNLENKGNPWGMNARLRMDWAKDLDFDIPMAGADVEDLSSVDYLFWVGCAGAFEDRAKKTTRAVAELLHTAGVSFAVLGDGETCTGDPARRAGNEFLFQMLAMQNVEVLKEVNATRIVVTCAHCFNTIKNEYPQVGGQFEVVHHTQLLNRLVREKRLTPVARPGEADTAGVASTAGTVTYHDPCYLGRHNQVYAPPRELLGALPGVELREMPRHGEKSFCCGAGGARMWMEEKIGKRINLDRTEEALATGADRIAIGCPFCRVMLSDGLTQKQSEGAREEVEVVDVAQMLLAAVRRGQEPESAQDASPEPEPQPAG